A window of the Lactuca sativa cultivar Salinas chromosome 7, Lsat_Salinas_v11, whole genome shotgun sequence genome harbors these coding sequences:
- the LOC111914003 gene encoding uncharacterized protein LOC111914003 — protein sequence MADIKHNDNDHRLEVAETPAPSSENPHDNNNKGKTKKKRVASVDVFRGLTVALMILVDDAGGEWPMIGHAPWNGCNLADFVMPFFLFIVGIAIALALKRIPDRCNATKKVILRTLKLIFWGLLLQGGFSHAPDKLSYGVDMKLIRWCGILQRIALAYFIVGLLEIATQGAQPKELPPGRLSIYKLYFWHWMLGACVLIVYMAVLYGTYVPSWEFKVQNTESADYGKILTVACDVRGKLDPPCNAVGYVDRQVLGINHMYLHPAWKRSKACTEKSPYEGPFKKDAPSWCRAPFEPEGILSSISAILSTIIGVHFGHVLIQMKDHSSRLRHWIIMGVGLVVLGIILHFTDAIPLNKQLYTFSYVCVTSGAAALVFSFFYIMVDILKLRYLFLPLEWIGKNAMFVYVMAAEGIFAGFINGWYYDDPHNTLTYWIQKHIFIGVWNSRRVGILLYVIFAEILFWAIVSGILHWLGIYWKL from the exons ATGGCTGACATCAAACATAACGACAACGACCACCGTCTGGAAGTGGCAGAGACACCGGCTCCTTCGTCGGAGAATCCACATGACAACAACAACAAAGGGAAGACGAAGAAGAAGCGTGTTGCTTCCGTCGATGTCTTCAGAGGCCTTACGGTGGCG CTGATGATTTTAGTTGATGATGCTGGAGGAGAATGGCCTATGATTGGTCATGCTCCTTGGAATGGTTGCAACCTTGCTGATTTTGTGATGCCATTCTTTTTATTCATTGTGGGCATAGCCATTGCACTTGCTCTCAAG AGAATACCAGATAGATGCAATGCCACTAAAAAGGTGATACTTAGGACTCTGAAACTCATCTTTTGGGGTCTTTTATTACAAG GTGGTTTCTCGCATGCTCCTGACAAACTATCATATGGTGTTGATATGAAACTTATTAGGTGGTGTGGTATTCTACAG AGAATCGCACTTGCATATTTCATTGTTGGATTGTTGGAAATTGCAACTCAAGGTGCACAACCTAAGGAACTGCCACCTGGTCGTTTATCTATATACAAGTTGTACTTTTGGCATTG GATGCTAGGAGCTTGTGTTCTGATTGTTTACATGGCAGTTCTTTATGGAACTTATGTCCCAAGTTGGGAGTTCAAAGTCCAAAATACAGAAAGTGCTGATTATGGAAAGATTTTAACT GTAGCTTGTGATGTGAGAGGAAAACTTGATCCTCCATGTAATGCTGTGGGTTATGTTGATAGACAAGTGCTTGGAATTAATCATATGTATCTGCATCCTGCTTGGAAGAGATCTAAG GCTTGCACTGAGAAATCCCCTTATGAGGGTCCTTTCAAGAAGGACGCTCCATCATGGTGTAGGGCACCTTTTGAACCTGAAGGAATTTTAAG CTCTATTTCTGCTATTCTCTCTACAATTATTGGAGTGCACTTTGGGCATGTACTCATACAAATGAAG GATCATTCATCTAGGCTAAGACATTGGATTATAATGGGTGTTGGCCTTGTTGTTTTGGGAATCATTCTTCATTTCACAGATG CAATTCCATTAAATAAACAATTGTATACTTTTAGCTATGTTTGTGTAACATCAGGGGCTGCAGCATTGGTTTTCTCGTTCTTCTACATTATG GTTGATATCTTGAAATTAAGATATTTATTCCTGCCATTGGAATGGATTGGAAAGAATGCAATGTTTGTTTATGTTATGGCAGCTGAAGGAATCTTTGCAGGATTCATTAATGGCTGGTACTATGATGATCCCCATAACACACTG ACATACTGGATTCAAAAACACATATTCATTGGAGTATGGAATTCAAGAAGAGTGGGAATCCTACTTTATGTTATATTTGCAGAGATTCTGTTTTGGGCGATTGTTTCAGGCATTTTACATTGGCTGGGAATTTACTGGAAACTTTAG
- the LOC111913959 gene encoding ethylene-responsive transcription factor 2: MEGQNSRICVDLSSSSSTCISPSSSMISPKSNDPLENLLNLNDFEIQIILDYISHETHTIETHPNNEVKELAGIPIIFKETTPPESSPSPAVTYSSRDFSPGGEMISDNKAPAKVNEGLSDVIHNQRQPSMVGYRGVRRRSWGKFTAEMRNPKTGVRMCLGTYKTAEEAAMAYDREAFKLRGRRAVVNFPSLIVLQNKCP; this comes from the coding sequence ATGGAGGGGCAAAACTCAAGAATCTGCGTGGATTTGAGTTCATCATCGAGCACATGCATTAGCCCAAGTTCGAGCATGATTTCTCCAAAATCTAATGATCCACTTGAAAATCTGCTAAACCTTAATGATTTTGAAATACAAATCATTTTAGATTATATCAGCCACGAAACCCATACCATCGAAACACATCCAAACAACGAGGTAAAAGAGTTGGCTGGAATTCCAATCATTTTCAAAGAAACCACCCCACCTGAGTCTTCTCCATCACCCGCCGTTACTTATAGCAGCAGGGATTTCTCACCCGGTGGCGAAATGATTTCCGACAACAAAGCTCCGGCAAAGGTAAACGAGGGTTTATCTGATGTCATCCATAATCAACGACAACCATCAATGGTGGGGTACAGAGGAGTAAGACGACGGTCGTGGGGGAAATTCACGGCTGAGATGCGGAATCCAAAGACAGGTGTGAGGATGTGTTTAGGGACTTACAAGACGGCTGAGGAAGCTGCCATGGCGTATGATCGAGAAGCATTTAAGCTCCGTGGACGTCGCGCAGTAGTTAACTTCCCGAGTTTGATCGTCTTGCAGAACAAATGTCCCTAA